The Mustela nigripes isolate SB6536 chromosome 8, MUSNIG.SB6536, whole genome shotgun sequence DNA segment CATTTTGGTCCTGAGTTGAGCTCCTGCTTTTAGTCTTATTTTGCTGTCTGgttgatttttatctctttatactTGGAAttccaaaatccttttttttttttaattttatttatttatttgacagagagagagagagagagatcacaagtaggaggagaggcggcagagagagagagaggtggaggaagcaggctctccacctgagcagagagcctgatgtggggctcaatcccaggatcctgagatcatgacctgagccaaaggcagaggcttaagccattgagccacccaggcgcccaccaaaATCCTTTATAAGGGAATTCAAGAATTTACACTCTATTCCTCTACGTCATAAGGTGCAGCCTTTTTGAGTTCCCAGAACAATTAGCTGACAAGTGCATAACTTTATGGCTACGAgtggaagaaataggaaatccaATCCTCAGTTTTGTCAAAAGCCTTGTATCCTAATTTTTATTAGGGAAATCGTCATTGAGAAATCAAAGGTTGTTTCACTGGAAAGGCAACAATAATGACTAGGGAGAGGCAGAGCACTATAAATTTAAGATCTCAACAACTCATGTTACATGTGTTTCCTGGTTCCTTGTCAGCCACCTCTGTCTCTTCAAAAATCAGGTAAGTTCTTTCTTTGGCTTTAGCTGAAGACTTCTGTGTTTTAAGAACCCTTGAGGTTTGTTGATTTGAGAGAAGTAGTTTTGTTGTGCATAGTTTTCCTTGGGCTGGTTTTATTTAATGCAGAGCCTACAGAGCCATGACAGTGTATCTTCATCTTGTTTGACGGTaagttaattcattttatttctcagttaaCTTGCAAGGAATTCCCACAAGGCAACTTGGGGGTTTTAACAGCAGATGTAGAATGCCTTAGCAGGGATGGGCCCTTGATGGccaaaacccttcaaagtatttAAGCTTGCAAAAAATTTTGTTCTGCATTAATCTCATTcttgttttaggatttttctgAAAGCCTTTGTAAATTACTTATAACATAGCTGGTGGGGAAGAAATTATaaagtgtgttttatttatttatttatttatttattaaaagattttatttatttatttgacagagagagatcacaagtaggcaaagaggcaggaagagagattgggggaagcaggcgccctgccaagcagagaacccgatgcggtgctcgatcccaggaccctgagaccatgactggagccaaaagcagaggcttaacccactgagccacctaggcaccccaaagtgtgctttatttattttggtaaatattaattgctcttcaaaattatttctttttgtgtgagaTAACGAAAGTAATATGAACTCATGGTACAAGCCTGAGACAATATAGAAAAGTATAGAAGAGAAAACACTCTCACTCCTACTTAATAATCCACGGCAAAGAGTTTTATCTTTGTCCCTCAGGGAAAGTTCTGCCCAGAGTCAAGTTTGCGTGCAGTTAGGGATTGGGGTTTCAGAGAATGAATGTAACATGCCATTCGCTGCACTAGATCTCAATCTTGAGAAATAGAAAGTATTGAGGAGCCAGtattggctttattattttaaggCTGGATTGGAGAACACTGCTTGGACCTGAGGTCGGCAGGGATTCCTAGGCCTTCCCCTGGTCTGACCATGGGCCAGCAGCTGGACAGCAAGACAGGAATAGGCAAGGGCTGGGCCTGCCTGGGGAAGATTAGCACAGGAGGAGGCAGTGGGCAGGCAGATACAGGCAGGCTCTGGGAGAGgacaagagagaaggaaaccatTTAGGCGTTAACCCTGCTGCCTGGGGAAATGAGAACAGAAACACTGTCTGCTGCCAGACTGAGTCTCATCTCCTGCTCAGAGAAGAccgagagaggggggagaagctGACTGCAGTGAGTTTTCCCTGGCAGGGTGAAAATCTCTATTTTTTGAATCactgcagggaggggaagagaagcaggaagggctCCTCTGATAGAAAGCAATTCAAATAAGTGAGATGTTCTTGTTTGGTTTTTGACTGTTGTTCCAGATCTTGCTGGAATCTTCATGGATTCGCCTGGTGCAGCATACACTCAGTTTGGGTTTAGTCTCTTCCAAAAGCTGAATAAAATACAAGAtggcaacattttcttttcccctgtggGCATTTCAGCTGCCATTGGCATGCTCGTCCTGGAGGCCCAAGAAGCTGCCTCGGTCCAGTTACAGAAGGTAGGGAGGCTCTCACTGCTGTCCCACACGGGCTGGTTGCTGGGGGCAGCCAGCCAGCGTTACTTTGAAATGGGGTTGGGAAACTGAGAATGCATATGAAGACACAGAGCAATTTCAGATCTGTCAGGGaagtcctcctccttctccaaatACCGCCATGCCATCTGTTCTCTGGTGCTTGAAATTCCTTTGAGTGGGGATTGATGTGGCCTTGTTCAAAGTCATTAACCTCATAATTAAATATAGAGTGTGAAGAACAGAACCTTCTGGAAGATGTTGCGTAGTGCCCACTGGGCCATAAATGACACATCAAATGTCAATACATGAATGGCCAAACCACTGTAGGAGAGATCAATGGGCAGTTGAGACCTTTGCATGATTTTGCAAAGGAGAGAAATATGACCTGTTTACCACTGACgtttctttaacattttactaATTCTGTGTGAGGATTTCTCTGTTCTGACCACAACCAGACTATTTTCTGTCCCTTCCAGATGCTTTTCTCTGAAAAAGACGCAGAGGGCTCAAAAGTCAAAACCGAAGAACAAATGGTGAGGAGACAGGTGTTGCAACCTTCAGGATGGCTGCTTCGTTGATGTGGGCTCCCTGGGAAAATGTGTAGGAGAGCTAATagtttatacttatttttaagcaattacAAACACTGCAGCCAAGTGGGGTTGCTGGTATTTTACAATAATACACCCTTAATATTAagggagacttttaaaaaaatatttacttatttagagagggggagagagcacgaactgggggagaagcagagggggagggagagggagagaaagagcccacGATGTGAGGCGTGATCTCAGGATTCtaagatcgtgacccgagctgaagccaAGGATCAGATggtcaaccgactgagccacccacgtgccttgAGGAGACGTTAAAGCGCTTTGACCACTCTGATGTTAAGTGTGCATAGACTGCAAAGTCCCTATGGCAGTGTGAATGGGTTTAAGAGTTAAACAGATTTGAGTTTAAATCCTGACCCAGTGACTTAATAGCCATGctaccttgggcaagttattttctTTGAGCCTCCATGATGTGTCCAGTGGAGTATCTGGAACACACTGGTGACTCACCTGGTAATGATGACGGTGGTAATAGGCAATGCTATTActacattccatttttattttaaaccccttattgatattttattttaaaaatatattagcacAGGACCACTGACTTCTTAGGGTCTCTTCCAGCTCTAGGGATGTAGTATTCCTTACCTAAAGAATAATATGCTCAAATGTGGGGAAGTTCATTGGTCAGGGCTGGAATCTGGAGATGGTTAGAGGTCTCAGGAGGGGTACATCTGCCTGACAGTAGTCATAGCTCAGTCCCAGATGCTCATAAAATCATAGCTCCAATCACCTAGCAATATGAGCTGTTCATTTCACAGTCCCACATGGCCAGGTTGTCTGGTTGACTTAGTGGCATATGTGGAGAGTCAGGCTTCCTCACAAAATTTGTGCAACCAAATTGGGTCACACAGCTGCTCCACTGTCCACTCAATCAAGAAACACAGTTGTTTTCagagccttctccctctcaagTATAGTAGCTTGTACAGAATCTTTATGggaattagaaaaacaaacaccccATTGGATAGGTGCCCACTCCTGGCTTGGTGATGGGGCTAAGGGTTGAATTCCAACTTTGTGCAGGTCACAAACTGTATGGCTCTGCAGAGCAACTCTGTCCATTTCTCAGGACTTTTCTGTGAGCCACAGAGGtacaaaaaagaatagaattactGACTGAAAGGATATTAGGACTGGGGCCTGTCTTGGAGGCCATCCACTCTAATCTCCTTTCttaatagatgagaaaacagatgaGTAGAATGGGCTGCCCAAAGATATGCCAGATGTACATTTGATTATATTACACGAATTCAGAGTATTCTGagctttgcttttaaaaactgaatttcaagATCTTAGTAGGAGATCTTGACAATTTTAAGATTTGTTGAAGGAAAACTGCTCCACTACtcacacttctgacaccaaatgtggtttttttttcctcctcacatTAAATAATTGTGATATTAACTGCCTGCAGTCAGAGAAGACCCCAAACATTAAGGGCTCCATTCCATGAGACTTGTCCTACTTTAGATGCCAATTGCAAGGAAGTGAGTTCCCAGATTACCCACACTTCTCTCCAACTTGGCTATAAATCGCAGGATCCCATTACCCCCTACTTAGGTTTGATAGTTTGCTATAATGGcccacagaactcagggaaacaatAGTTTACTGtaaaggatacaaatgaacaGGTAGATGAAGAGTTATATAGGGTTAGGTCTCAAATTGTCCCAAGAGCAAGAGCTTCTATCCCTGCAGACTTTGGAGTTATCACCCCCCGACCCAACACATGAATGTTAAACACTGTAGTTCAGGGTTTTTTATGAAAGCTTTATCATATAGGCATGATCAATTATTAGTTCTGTCTCTAgcccttctccttttccttgaaGATGGGAGATGGGCCTGAAAATTCTAAGCTTGTAATTATGGTTTGGTCTTTTCTGGTGACCAGCTCCCCCCGCACTCCCCCTTGAAGCTGTTCAGGATCCTACCAAGAGTTGttttattagaacaaaagatgctcctatacgaggaaattccaagggatttaggagtTCTGTGTCAGGAACTGGGATCAAAgagcaaatattaaaaacaaaagatactcCAGGTACCCCTATCACTCAGCAAATTACAAGGCTTAAAAATTCTGTTAGGAATTGGAGAAAGAgaccaaatatacattttttaatgtaacatatgtaaaatattttgttaatttttatatattatttttgttgaaataatatataatacttatatattatattaatatataattatgtattatagtTACATTGAAATGATGTTTAGATAGATttggttggaaaaaaatataatattaaatttgattccatctgtttctttttacatttaagaaTGTAGTTATGGAAAATCTAAGATTATATATGTGGTTCACATTTGTGCCTTGCATTGTATTTCTATGGGACAGCAATCGTCTACAGTATATACCTGGAAGGTAGGGTTTATGTGTGTTTGACTTCGTTAAATATTAAATTGTTTGCCAATGGGATTATAACAATATCTATTCCACTTAGCCATGTGCATTGGCCAATCATACAATCGTAGAGAGAGTGGGACCTGACCCCACTGGCTTTGAAATCCCCAGTCATTGATATTcatgtacagttgacccttgaataacatgggGTTGAATGGCACAGGTCCACTTAGATGagaatttcctttggataaatgtaacacagtactataaatgtattttctcttccttaggatttccttaataacattttcttttcttaagcttactttattttaagaacacagcacattatacatatatatgcatacatatacatatgtacatatatgtatatacatatacatatattttgttttgattttgaagaTTGACAAGATtgacaagacagaagaaatacaTCACCAATTCCAAGAGTTTCTGGATGAGATAGGCAAACCCACTAGTGATTTTGAACTAAAAATAACCAACAAGCTATTTGGAGAAAAGACATACCTCTTCCTTCAAGTAAGTTTTGCTGTGTCACCACATCTGTGAGTGGTATTCATGAATGGCCAATGGCCCTTCTGTGACTGTGGGTCCTGAAGACATACTGCCTCAGCTGATGGCCTGGTTTAGCCCATATCACTGAGTGTGCTCCCCTGCCTGTTCTCCAGACATCCAGACCATTTGggagtttctttttaattctggCAGTCTAATTCGGAGTTTTGCCTTACCCCTATTGCACCTGAAAAAAACATGTATGGAAGTACTCAAAGTGATTTGCCCGGGTCCCAAATTCCCTGCTAACAATATTAGTTATCTTAATGTAGAAACACATTTACTTAGATATGTAAGAAATATATAGATTGAATTTTCAACctttgtattctttctctgttcctcctgaAGAAATACTTAGATTACGTGGAAAAATATTACCATGCCTCTCTGGAACCTGTTGATTTTGTAAATGCAGCAGATGAAACTCGAAAGAAGATTAACTCCTGGGTTGAAAGCCAAACAAATGGTAGAGTATGGATCAGTCACTGAACATAAAACACTTCTTGAGTATCTGCACTGAGAGAAGACCTGAGCTTGATACTGCATGTGGGGCCAGGCTGTACAAGATTTGGGGAGGTGAAGACTTGAGATAAATTTTTCAGAGTTAGAAGGGCAGCACTGGGCACGAGGAATGGGAGAAGACCCTACAGATGGTGGAATGGTCTCAGCAAATGGGAAGGAGCTGAGGGGCACCAGAGAGGCACCAAAGAAAGCCAACTTCTTGGAAACACATAGTGGAGAATGATTTGCATGAGGTTGTGGATCATGGTATCTTTGGGGCTCCTGAAACTGGACTCCTGTCTCTGTTGTGttcacttcttttcctttatatcaGATCCTTCCTTTCTGAGTCTGGGTCCATAAGTGGAAATATCACAGGGtttatcctttctctttgtcAAGTGAGAAACTTTCGGTCTCTTCCCATCAAGACGTGCCTTTTACTACCTGTAGCTGGGGCTGCCCAGGCTTCATCTCCACTTGAGCATTAAACAGTGGTGATAAAAACTTTCAGCCTCATCCACAACAGAGAGCTTGACAGAGCCTtcacttcttcctccctctttatcCCTTAGCATGAGGCAAATGCTCAAGAAATATCAGATGGGACTATTAATACGGAAATAGAACTTAGGGAGCAAGAGCTGATACTTTAGTGTTAGAGtttcagaatacattttttaaaaattccagttattAGGAAGACATTATTATTTTGCAGTCCATTTTTGGGTCTTTATACTTAGTccaaaaaatgaactaaaatttgaaagagcaggaaaaaagagGGCCTGTCAAATGGTTGATTGAAGGCAGTATTTAGTGTGGAATAGACTAATCCCAGGGACAAAAACATTAGCACCTTTTCCAGTAATAGAATAAATCTCTAAGTTTTGGGTGGTAACTATATCAAATGGGTAAAAATAATAACAGGTAACACTTACTAAATGCTTCTTAAGAGCCAGATAACTATAAGTGCTTTACACATATTAAGTCATTTATTCCTTGCAAAAACTCTATGAGGCAggttttattcctgttttacagatttggaaactgaggcacagcgaGCTTAAATAACTTGTCTGAGATTCCTCAACCTGTAAGAGGCAAAACTGGATGTTAACAGAGGCAATCTGATCCCAGAGCTTGAACTCTTAACCATCACACCTCAATTTATCCAATGGGATAAATAGGAGATGGGCAAAGTGAGAACCTCCCTACGATTCTGCCAGCAAACCTGTTGTCGGCAAGGCCTTCAGGTGCTGACCTGGCTGAGTTTTTAATGATGAGTCAAGTCCATCTGCATCATATCTGCCATGCATAGCACTTGTGATTTTGAAGATGGgccaatttttttgttgttgttcgttTGCAGAAAAAATCAAGGACCTGTTTCCAGATGGTTCTCTAAACAGCTTCACCAAGCTGGTGCTGGTGAACATAGTTTATTTTAAAGGGCAATGGGACAgggagtttaagaaagaaaataccaaggaGGAGGAATTTTGGCTGAATAAGGTAtggtcctttatttatttattgtgtttataCATGGAGTATAAAATCTAAAGTCATATTTGAGCAAATGTGGTAGATAGCAAAGGCGACTCTGAGGCTCTGATCTTTAGCATTGTTTTCTGTTGAGCTAATTATTTTGCTGAGCTAACTTGGTCATCTTATGCCTCTTTTGACATGGCATGCTCTGTTACTTTGTTGCAGAGTACAAGCAAATCTGTGCCAATGATGACACAGTGCCATTCTTTTAGCTTCACTTTCCTGGAAGACTTACAAGCCCAAATCCTGGGGATTCCATATAAAAACAACGACTTAAGCATGTTTGTGTTGCTGCCCAATGACATTGATGGTCTGGATAAGGTAAAAACCTTGTGTCTCCCCAATCTTACTTTCATTTCCTGAAGCTTTGAATTCCAAAGCTGGTTTCTAGGTAAGCCTGGAAACAGGACTTCTGATAGGGAGCTGGCATCTGGCAGTGCAAGCAGAAAATATCTCTATAGATGGATGTCTAAAAGAAGCATTAGATGGTATCAGGTTTACTGGAAACAACCAGAGTTAAAATACTTGGGGATGAGCTAAAATGAACAGTTAAGGTCATATGGGAATTCTAAAGATCAGCCACCTTTCTGAGAAATGGTTGATCTCTATGCACCTTTTTCCTAGAAAAATTGCATTTGCACATACAGCAAAGTTTGCATCCTGTTCAGCAGGCTATTAGACCTCCTGAATTTCTGTCTTGGgccattaatttctttttaaagattttaatttgggggggggcagtATTAGGTTTACAGCAAAGTCGagagaaaggtacagagatttcccctGGCCCCACACATACATAGCTTCCCTCATCATCAACATCACTTATCagaatggtaattttttttaaccaaggatGAACCTACATCAGGACATAATCATCATCCCAAATCCATAAGACCTTTAATCTTGAACCTCTTGATTTAGTTTTTTGATTTAAACTTAGACTAAGATATCACTTAGAATGGGTCCAGTACATggaagtactcaataaatgatagataCTCTATTATTATAATACTAGATGTTGTTCTGCTGCTGTGAAACATCTCTAGTAGCATTATATGTTGGAAAAATTTGGGACAGCAAAATGGCAATATATATGAAAGCTTTAAGAGTATTTATACTCTGACCCCAAAAATCCCAGTTGTGAGGATTGCCTTagagaaataatttgaaagaaaaaaactgcctTCCTCACTGAAATCAGTAATTTCTGCCTTAAATACACTAGGATACCTAGTTTGaaatttatcatcatcatcattatcatcattattttggGATCTACAGTATCTATCAGCATCAGTCATGCTGGATACATACTAGAAGACTGtaaagtgaatggatgaatgtttGGCAAAATTTATGAGCTTGATGGACTTATTATCCACCTGTTTGAAGATATTCAGGAGAGATACAGGCTTGTGAAAAGTTTACATTTAAACAAGTAACATGGACATTCAAAGAGATTGCaactatgtaaaaatatatataacatataaattattttaattataacattttatttatatataattcatataaatatacaaCTTAATATAAAAAACTGTATATCATATATTCATAAAAGACTACAGGAGaacagtaaaaaatgaaataatatatattagattgaTAGAATAAGAACtcatttctcatctttaaaaattcatatgcacagattatttatttatttatttttaaaagattttatttatttatttgtgagagagagagagagagagagagcgagcacaggcagatagagtggcaggcagagacagagagagaagcaggctccctggtgagcaaggagcccgatgcgggactcgatcctaggacgctgggatcatgacctgagttgaaggcagctgcttaaccaaccgagccacccaggtgtgcctcaCATATACACagataatttaaataaagaagtatAAGACAAGTGCTTGCTATATAAAGACAAGAGTctagtgaaataaaatttctatttttatttattaaaattagtaATTTCTGATACAAATCAGTGTTGCAATGTTTCAACTTTGTATTGATAACGTATCACTTTCCCCTCCCCATTTTTCTTAATAGATTATAGATCAAATAACTCCAGAAAAATTAATAGAGTGGACAAGCCCTGGGCATATGAAAGAAAGGAATGTGATATTGCACTTGCCCCGGTTTGAAGTGGAGGATGGTTATGATCTGGAGGCCGTCTTGTCAGCCATGGGGATGGGGGAAGCCTTCAGCGTGTGCAGAGCTGACTATCCTGGGATGTCCTCGCACTCCAGGCTGCACGCACAGAAGTTCCTGCACAGGTCGTTTGTGGTGGTAACTGAGGAAGGCACGGAGTCTTCGGCAGCCACCGGTGTGGGCTTTGCTCTCACCTCAGCGCCAGGTTGTGAACATTTTTATTGCAATCACCCTTTCCTGTTCTTCATCAAGCACCAGGAATCCAACAGCATCCTCTTCTTTGGTAGATTTTCTTCTCCTTAGGATAGTCATCGCTTTGGCAGAAAACGAGTGGTGGGGTATAATTGAGACTATGGAAATAGCCCAGccttcaaaaataaattgttttactTGCTTGCATTCCAATCTTACCATCAAAATCAGTGATTTAATGACTGTAATAGGGTGCGTTGTGTTTATAATTGTCCTTAAAAGTGAAATGTCTTTCTGTTTGTGCTGTGTATCAAGTGAGTTAAATCAAGGCTCATTAGTAATTTCCGGTTGATTTCTTCTGAAAGTAAATCAACCTCTTGTAGTTTCGTGCACGGATGGTGAGACACAGACTCTTCAGTAAAGACTATGGACTAATGTTTCTGGGAGTCGCTCTGGTTCTAATCGTGTGacataatatacaaataaaacaataatttactCAATTCATGtgttactcttttctttctcagcaaATAATGTGGCCAACTGCACAGAATTTAGAAGCACATTAGCAAAACATAAAGCTTAAAgccagaacaaaataaaacagtgtaTCAGACAAAGAGGATTCCCATATTTTTACCCTCTCTTCTATGGAGAGTAACTTATCTGTTGTCAGTTGTGGAAGCATTTTGATATTGTGAAACAAATGTGATTTTGAGAAGATAAATATTATAGGTGATCACTATTTGTacctgtcacttttttttttaatatttcttttcagcataacagtattgattgtttttgcaccacacccagtgcaccatgcaatccgtgcctttcTAGAGTTTCATTCAAATGGACTCATATAGTATGTCCTCTTTTGTGCCTAGCTTCTTTGGTTCAGCACtgtgtttttgagattcatcaatTTTGCTGAGATACTGGTAGTTTGTTGCCTTTTATGGACAGagagtattccattttatggataaaccacattttgtttatccatttacccaaTGATGAGCTTTTGTGTTGCTTCCAGTGTTCGGCCATATGCATAATGCTACTaagcaaatgtgtgtgtgtaaatcttTATAcagacatatgttttcagttcttttcatttagacatgtaggagtgaaattgctgggctATATGAGAAGTGTATATTTAAGTtcctaagaaactgccaaaatgtcCTTCGTGTTTCACTCCCACCAGCAACATATGAGCATTTCGGTtgttctgcatcctcaccaaggGTCGGTGTGGTCAGTCTTCATTACAGACGTTCTAGAGGTGTGTTggtattatctcattgtggttttaatttatgcatttcccttatgactaATGATGACAGGCATGTTTTCATGTGCATATTGGCCATGGGGATATCTTCTTTTGCAGTGTCTGTCCaaacttttgctcatttttattatattgttttacAGTTATGGATTTCTAAttgcttttaatatattctgaataAAAATTCCATGTCAAATATACggaatgcttttctttcttccttgtcccccttcccccaggatcCAGTTCATTCTGTCTTAGGGAGATGGTCCTGAGAGTGGTGGGTGCCATCCTGTGCTAGAGGAGGGAGGGTCTGAGGGTCAGTTGAGGCTCATGGCGGGATGAGGGGGCTAGGGCACCAAGCCCCTGAAATGCCCTGAGGCTAGGCAGAGGCCTGGAGGTAGCTGTAACAGGCTGTGACAGGTGCCTCTGCTGCCCAGAGTAGAAGGCATGGGGCTGGGACTGGGTCATAGCCCCAAGCCACACGGGTACCCCAAGAAGCAGGGCATAGGGTCGTGTGACACAGAACGTGACACTGAGGCACACAGCTCATGAGGCACAGGCCCGAGGGACGCCTACCCCTGGCCATACACCTGGACAGAATGGTGGTGTCAGACCACAGGGGACACATGGTACAACAGGACTCGATGGCCACAGGTGACTGACCCAGACCGCACAGTGCAAGGGATAGGGAGAGGGGGCCGTTTGGTGGGACTGGTCTGCAATCATAAGAAGACAGCAGGGGCTGGGCTAGAGGcaccagtgcccccccccccccccgcccccggcagaGACCCTCTGGGGCTCAGTCAGCCCTCCACACTTGCCTGAGTTCCACCTCATCACAGATGACCAACAGGACGGCCACGTCCATGTGGTCCCAGCCCAGGCCCAAGCGGGGGTCACTACCCTTGGAGAATGCCTCAAGCTCTTCCTCCCTCACAGTGCGCAGGCGCGGTCCCATACCTCCAGGCTTCCATGCCCCGCATCCGGTCCCGAGCGTCCCGGGGTATGTTCACGCGAGATCTGGGAGCAGCGCGGGAGCCACGGGTCAGGGCCTCGTGGAGTTTTCTCTTATGTCCCCGCTGTGCTGGGACGTGGTGACTTGTCCCCTTCCACCCTTTTCCCCACAGAATCTCCATGACCCCATGAAAGAATCCTCTAGATTTGGGGTTGGAGGAACCTCTGGTAGTGAGTGGACTTCACTGTGATCTCCAGGAGGCGCAGGACCACCTCAGCCTCGGCCCCAGAGCTGCTGGCAGTGCTGTGGCCAGGGCGCCAGCGAGTGGCTGCCGAGGGATGGAGCATTGTGACCTGATGGCCACTTTGGGATGGAGCCACGGGACCCGAACTGCTGGCACGTGCAGTCCCGGAAGCCCAGGTACACCAGTGCAAGCGGCCCGCGTAGCTGCAGCTGCCTGTGCGCGTGCGCGGGGTGGGGAAGGTGGTGCAGGACGCGATGCGGCCTCCAGGCTTCCTGTGGGGACCGGGCATGGGGCCTCCCGGCTGCCCTGCCCGCTGCCACCTTGTCCTGGCCAGGCACGGAGGGGCGGGGCGAGAGGAGAGACCAGCGCCCCCACAGTGGGATGGCTTACGTTTTGGTGAAGTCCAGTTCActactttttcatctttttctttaaggGCCTCTTAGTGTCTCCCCCTTCCTCACTTTGGTTTtacttaagaaatctttgcctatttCAAATTTGCTGAGActacttgtgtttttttctagaacttttatggtattagcttttacatttagacatgtgatttattttgaataagtctttgtcaaataaggcttaaggcacttttttttttttcctttaaatgtggacattcagttgttccagcatcatttctTGGAAAGGCTATCCTTACCCCAATAATTAGTTATCTTGGA contains these protein-coding regions:
- the SERPINB13 gene encoding serpin B13 isoform X2; its protein translation is MDSPGAAYTQFGFSLFQKLNKIQDGNIFFSPVGISAAIGMLVLEAQEAASVQLQKMLFSEKDAEGSKVKTEEQMVRRQTEEIHHQFQEFLDEIGKPTSDFELKITNKLFGEKTYLFLQKYLDYVEKYYHASLEPVDFVNAADETRKKINSWVESQTNEKIKDLFPDGSLNSFTKLVLVNIVYFKGQWDREFKKENTKEEEFWLNKSTSKSVPMMTQCHSFSFTFLEDLQAQILGIPYKNNDLSMFVLLPNDIDGLDKIIDQITPEKLIEWTSPGHMKERNVILHLPRFEVEDGYDLEAVLSAMGMGEAFSVCRADYPGMSSHSRLHAQKFLHRSFVVVTEEGTESSAATGVGFALTSAPGCEHFYCNHPFLFFIKHQESNSILFFGRFSSP
- the SERPINB13 gene encoding serpin B13 isoform X4, with the protein product MDSPGAAYTQFGFSLFQKLNKIQDGNIFFSPVGISAAIGMLVLEAQEAASVQLQKMLFSEKDAEGSKVKTEEQMVRRQVEGERIDKTEEIHHQFQKYLDYVEKYYHASLEPVDFVNAADETRKKINSWVESQTNEKIKDLFPDGSLNSFTKLVLVNIVYFKGQWDREFKKENTKEEEFWLNKSTSKSVPMMTQCHSFSFTFLEDLQAQILGIPYKNNDLSMFVLLPNDIDGLDKIIDQITPEKLIEWTSPGHMKERNVILHLPRFEVEDGYDLEAVLSAMGMGEAFSVCRADYPGMSSHSRLHAQKFLHRSFVVVTEEGTESSAATGVGFALTSAPGCEHFYCNHPFLFFIKHQESNSILFFGRFSSP
- the SERPINB13 gene encoding serpin B13 isoform X1 is translated as MDSPGAAYTQFGFSLFQKLNKIQDGNIFFSPVGISAAIGMLVLEAQEAASVQLQKMLFSEKDAEGSKVKTEEQMVRRQVEGERIDKTEEIHHQFQEFLDEIGKPTSDFELKITNKLFGEKTYLFLQKYLDYVEKYYHASLEPVDFVNAADETRKKINSWVESQTNEKIKDLFPDGSLNSFTKLVLVNIVYFKGQWDREFKKENTKEEEFWLNKSTSKSVPMMTQCHSFSFTFLEDLQAQILGIPYKNNDLSMFVLLPNDIDGLDKIIDQITPEKLIEWTSPGHMKERNVILHLPRFEVEDGYDLEAVLSAMGMGEAFSVCRADYPGMSSHSRLHAQKFLHRSFVVVTEEGTESSAATGVGFALTSAPGCEHFYCNHPFLFFIKHQESNSILFFGRFSSP
- the SERPINB13 gene encoding serpin B13 isoform X3, whose amino-acid sequence is MDSPGAAYTQFGFSLFQKLNKIQDGNIFFSPVGISAAIGMLVLEAQEAASVQLQKMLFSEKDAEGSKVKTEEQMIDKTEEIHHQFQEFLDEIGKPTSDFELKITNKLFGEKTYLFLQKYLDYVEKYYHASLEPVDFVNAADETRKKINSWVESQTNEKIKDLFPDGSLNSFTKLVLVNIVYFKGQWDREFKKENTKEEEFWLNKSTSKSVPMMTQCHSFSFTFLEDLQAQILGIPYKNNDLSMFVLLPNDIDGLDKIIDQITPEKLIEWTSPGHMKERNVILHLPRFEVEDGYDLEAVLSAMGMGEAFSVCRADYPGMSSHSRLHAQKFLHRSFVVVTEEGTESSAATGVGFALTSAPGCEHFYCNHPFLFFIKHQESNSILFFGRFSSP